A section of the Brachyhypopomus gauderio isolate BG-103 chromosome 13, BGAUD_0.2, whole genome shotgun sequence genome encodes:
- the upp1 gene encoding uridine phosphorylase 1 — MPSGFADEKNGERCERSICVNNPHLDSMKEDILYHFNLGTATHDFPAKFGDVKFVCVGGSPWRMKSFTEYIAGELGLAVPNAEYPNICEGTDRYAMYKVGPVLSVSHGMGIPSIAIMLHELIKLLCHARCTDVTVVRIGTSGGIGLQPGTVVVTKQSVDAAFLPRFEQIVLGKSVVRSTELDGDLAEELLQCSRELSEFQTVIGNTMCTLDFYEGQARLDGAFCSYTEEDKQNYLAEAYAAGVRNIEMESSVFAAMCKLSNLRAAVVCVTLLDRQKGDQLSSSHDVLHSYQQRPQVLVGHYIKKKLNIAKKS; from the exons ATGCCATCGGGTTTTGCTGATGAGAAAAATGGAGAGAGATGTGAAAG gTCCATATGTGTTAATAATCCTCATTTGGACTCTATGAAAGAAGATATTCTGTACCATTTCAACCTGGGTACCGCCACGCATGATTTCCCTGCAAAATTCGGAGATGTCAAA tTTGTATGTGTTGGCGGTAGTCCGTGGAGGATGAAGTCCTTCACCGAGTACATTGCTGGAGAGCTGGGTCTTGCAGTTCCAAATGCAGAGTACCCAAACATCTGTGAAGGCACAGATCGCTATGCCATGTACAAAGTAGGACCTGTGCTGTCTGTTAGT CATGGCATGGGCATCCCCTCAATCGCTATAATGTTACATGAGCTGATCAAACTTCTCTGCCACGCACGCTGCACTGACGTTACAGTAGTGCGAATCGGAACTTCTGGTGGAATAG GTTTGCAGCCAGGCACGGTGGTGGTCACCAAGCAGTCGGTGGATGCCGCCTTCTTACCGCGGTTCGAGCAGATCGTCCTGGGTAAGTCGGTGGTGAGGAGCACTGAACTGGATGGAGATCTGGCAGAGGAGCTTCTGCAGTGCAGCAGAGAGCTATCAGAGTTCCAGACGGTCATCGGTAACACCATGTGCACGCTGGACTTCTACGAAG GTCAGGCGCGTTTGGATGGGGCTTTTTGCTCATACACCGAGGAGGACAAACAGAACTACTTGGCAGAGGCCTACGCAGCAGGCGTGCGCAACATTGAGATGGAGTCGTCCGTCTTCGCCGCCATGTGCAAACTCAGCAACCTGCGAG CGGCAGTGGTTTGTGTGACACTGCTGGACCGGCAGAAAGGAGACCAGCTCAGCAGTTCTCATGATGTCCTGCACAGCTACCAGCAACGGCCACAGGTCCTCGTTGGCCATTACATCAAAAAGAAGCTTAACATTGCCAAGAAAAGTTAA
- the rbm12bb gene encoding RNA binding motif protein 12Bb isoform X2, with translation MAVVIRLQGLRITAGSEDIRNFFTGLRIPDGGVHIIGGELEEAFIIFASDEDARRAMTRSGGSIKGSPVNLLLSSKSEMQKVLEESTRTSEANNRKFYKEGVKRPAVEGRPPLLNEDLRVDLRRGDQNMGKRTSPLGLNDPQSQMGEGPLDAGGLYLNLSGMPFSATKEDVRLFFNGLQVNDIIFLRNHRGMFNGSGLVKFATKEDAREGLKRDRQYIGPRYVRIMSCSEDQWVDAGGSVRPDGASQRAYFSDRARSRSPVRSRSRSRSPSEDEYCVLYENLSYSIEKRDIKAMLHPVCLKDDQIIIFVEKNSNRSKSAVVVFRNLKDYCSGLAHHKETFFQRTVYASPISKEKMVVLLESSADSRGDSRRSSRSSERSQKSAYDSERRCLYVRNLPFDVRKVEIMDFFHGFQLLENRVVLLQDERGAGLGEALVIFPTEKEAMMAQSLNGQRFLGSEVMLKCITLAQMQEFSSDVMGSIPEMDVQRTVPKHGNSSLVSHDRMHLDDHDVMADGDGNSGPYDHFRNPDAYRPGSRGPRYGPPDQQFDGPTCLKLINLPSQIRIDEIYDFCYGYRVIPGSVSLQCDRSGVPVGSATVVFETHSEAVTAVQELDGRPIGTRKIKVVFV, from the coding sequence ATGGCGGTGGTCATCCGCTTACAGGGACTCAGAATCACTGCTGGTTCTGAGGACATTCGCAATTTCTTCACTGGCCTTAGAATACCTGATGGTGGAGTTCATATCATTGGTGGAGAGCTTGAAGAAGCTTTCATAATATTTGCATCTGACGAAGATGCAAGACGAGCGATGACGCGCTCCGGGGGATCCATTAAAGGCTCCCCAGTGAACTTGCTTTTGAGTAGCAAGTCCGAGATGCAAAAGGTTCTAGAGGAAAGCACAAGGACGTCTGAAGCAAATAACAGGAAGTTTTATAAGGAGGGTGTGAAAAGGCCTGCGGTGGAAGGAAGACCCCCCTTATTAAACGAGGACCTGAGAGTGGATCTGCGAAGAGGAGATCAGAACATGGGGAAAAGAACATCCCCACTCGGTTTGAACGATCCTCAAAGTCAAATGGGTGAGGGTCCGTTGGATGCGGGAGGTCTTTATTTGAACTTGTCTGGAATGCCGTTCTCGGCCACGAAGGAGGACGTTCGTCTGTTTTTTAATGGTTTACAAGTTAATGACATAATTTTTTTGAGAAATCACCGTGGAATGTTTAATGGCAGTGGTTTGGTCAAATTTGCAACCAAAGAGGATGCCAGAGAAGGACTCAAAAGGGACCGACAGTACATTGGGCCACGTTATGTCAGAATAATGAGCTGCTCAGAGGATCAGTGGGTGGATGCTGGGGGTTCAGTCAGACCTGACGGTGCAAGTCAGAGAGCATATTTCTCAGATCGTGCAAGATCTCGCTCTCCTGTTCGTTCTCGATCAAGATCAAGGTCCCCGTCTGAAGACGAGTATTGTGTGTTGTATGAAAACCTCTCGTATTCCATTGAAAAGAGAGACATTAAAGCAATGCTGCATCCTGTGTGTTTGAAGGATGACCAGATCATTATTTTTGTTGAAAAAAACAGTAATAGGAGTAAATCAGCAGTTGTGGTGTTTAGAAATCTGAAGGACTACTGTTCTGGTTTGGCTCATCATAAAGAAACATTTTTCCAAAGGACTGTTTATGCGTCACCTATCTCCAAAGAAAAGATGGTCGTCCTATTGGAATCCTCTGCTGATTCAAGAGGAGATAGTAGAAGGTCCAGCAGATCATCTGAACGATCACAAAAAAGCGCATACGACTCGGAAAGGAGATGCCTCTATGTTCGCAATCTGCCTTTTGATGTCCGTAAAGTGGAGATCATGGATTTCTTTCATGGATTCCAACTCTTGGAAAATAGGGTTGTCTTGCTACAGGATGAGAGGGGAGCTGGTCTTGGTGAGGCTTTAGTGATCTTCCCAACAGAAAAAGAGGCTATGATGGCACAGTCTTTGAACGGGCAAAGGTTTCTTGGATCAGAAGTTATGCTGAAATGCATCACCTTGGCTCAGATGCAAGAATTTAGCAGCGATGTAATGGGCAGCATTCCAGAGATGGACGTTCAGAGGACTGTACCAAAACATGGAAACTCGTCTCTCGTCTCTCATGACAGAATGCATCTAGATGATCATGATGTAATGGCTGATGGAGATGGAAACAGTGGTCCCTATGATCATTTTAGAAACCCTGATGCTTATAGACCAGGATCAAGGGGGCCACGTTATGGACCACCTGACCAGCAGTTTGATGGGCCTACCTGTCTTAAGTTGATCAATCTACCGTCCCAGATAAGGATTGATGAAATCTATGACTTCTGCTACGGGTACAGAGTCATTCCAGGATCGGTCTCGTTACAGTGTGACAGGAGTGGAGTACCTGTTGGTTCTGCAACTGTTGTATTTGAGACCCACAGTGAGGCGGTCACTGCTGTTCAAGAATTGGATGGAAGACCCATTGGTACAAGGAAAATTAAGGTTGTTTTTGTGTAG
- the gra gene encoding uncharacterized protein C8orf88 homolog isoform X1, translating into MDSTPHGVFHHEDVDEECDEDVCECVDRETIGTTVSHDLGVHLQGSDIVRMEVSRRLFRNLEPARPLRRLNVNQEKPRETVAERPDKAPAKQTNTIGVEQFYEIIKLHSQSQAAKTERISYSRDFLINLASSPMAKIKPDFLPDHPIVLEKARHQDVHKLFQNFNNNLNI; encoded by the exons atggatagcacaccacaTGGTGTGTTTCATCATGAGGACGTCGACGAGGAGTGTGACGaggacgtatgtgagtgtgtggacaggGAGACGATAGGAACAACAGTGTCCCATGATCTTGGTGTTCATCTGCAGGGATCAGATATTGT GAGGATGGAGGTATCAAGGCGGTTGTTTCGAAACCTGGAGCCGGCGAGGCCACTGCGTCGTTTGAACGTGAATCAAG AGAAACCAAGAGAGACGGTGGCCGAGCGACCGGACAAGGCACCGGCGAAGCAA ACAAACACGATTGGAGTGGAGCAGTTTTATGAAATTATAAAACTTCACAGCCAAAGTCAAGCAGCCAAGACGG AAAGAATTTCTTACAGTCGAGACTTTCTGATCAATTTGGCAAGTTCGCCAATGGCTAAAATAAAACCAGACTTCTTGCCAGATCACCCAATAGTTCTAGAGAAAGCG AGGCACCAAGATGTACATAAACTGTTTCAGAACTTTAACAACAACCTGAACATATAA
- the gra gene encoding uncharacterized protein C8orf88 homolog isoform X2 has protein sequence MEVSRRLFRNLEPARPLRRLNVNQEKPRETVAERPDKAPAKQTNTIGVEQFYEIIKLHSQSQAAKTERISYSRDFLINLASSPMAKIKPDFLPDHPIVLEKARHQDVHKLFQNFNNNLNI, from the exons ATGGAGGTATCAAGGCGGTTGTTTCGAAACCTGGAGCCGGCGAGGCCACTGCGTCGTTTGAACGTGAATCAAG AGAAACCAAGAGAGACGGTGGCCGAGCGACCGGACAAGGCACCGGCGAAGCAA ACAAACACGATTGGAGTGGAGCAGTTTTATGAAATTATAAAACTTCACAGCCAAAGTCAAGCAGCCAAGACGG AAAGAATTTCTTACAGTCGAGACTTTCTGATCAATTTGGCAAGTTCGCCAATGGCTAAAATAAAACCAGACTTCTTGCCAGATCACCCAATAGTTCTAGAGAAAGCG AGGCACCAAGATGTACATAAACTGTTTCAGAACTTTAACAACAACCTGAACATATAA
- the rbm12bb gene encoding RNA binding motif protein 12Bb isoform X1 gives MIWKPRIQEAGFRPRLLAGYFEVIVELASVRCCCVFIMAVVIRLQGLRITAGSEDIRNFFTGLRIPDGGVHIIGGELEEAFIIFASDEDARRAMTRSGGSIKGSPVNLLLSSKSEMQKVLEESTRTSEANNRKFYKEGVKRPAVEGRPPLLNEDLRVDLRRGDQNMGKRTSPLGLNDPQSQMGEGPLDAGGLYLNLSGMPFSATKEDVRLFFNGLQVNDIIFLRNHRGMFNGSGLVKFATKEDAREGLKRDRQYIGPRYVRIMSCSEDQWVDAGGSVRPDGASQRAYFSDRARSRSPVRSRSRSRSPSEDEYCVLYENLSYSIEKRDIKAMLHPVCLKDDQIIIFVEKNSNRSKSAVVVFRNLKDYCSGLAHHKETFFQRTVYASPISKEKMVVLLESSADSRGDSRRSSRSSERSQKSAYDSERRCLYVRNLPFDVRKVEIMDFFHGFQLLENRVVLLQDERGAGLGEALVIFPTEKEAMMAQSLNGQRFLGSEVMLKCITLAQMQEFSSDVMGSIPEMDVQRTVPKHGNSSLVSHDRMHLDDHDVMADGDGNSGPYDHFRNPDAYRPGSRGPRYGPPDQQFDGPTCLKLINLPSQIRIDEIYDFCYGYRVIPGSVSLQCDRSGVPVGSATVVFETHSEAVTAVQELDGRPIGTRKIKVVFV, from the coding sequence GTGCTGTTGTGTGTTCATCATGGCGGTGGTCATCCGCTTACAGGGACTCAGAATCACTGCTGGTTCTGAGGACATTCGCAATTTCTTCACTGGCCTTAGAATACCTGATGGTGGAGTTCATATCATTGGTGGAGAGCTTGAAGAAGCTTTCATAATATTTGCATCTGACGAAGATGCAAGACGAGCGATGACGCGCTCCGGGGGATCCATTAAAGGCTCCCCAGTGAACTTGCTTTTGAGTAGCAAGTCCGAGATGCAAAAGGTTCTAGAGGAAAGCACAAGGACGTCTGAAGCAAATAACAGGAAGTTTTATAAGGAGGGTGTGAAAAGGCCTGCGGTGGAAGGAAGACCCCCCTTATTAAACGAGGACCTGAGAGTGGATCTGCGAAGAGGAGATCAGAACATGGGGAAAAGAACATCCCCACTCGGTTTGAACGATCCTCAAAGTCAAATGGGTGAGGGTCCGTTGGATGCGGGAGGTCTTTATTTGAACTTGTCTGGAATGCCGTTCTCGGCCACGAAGGAGGACGTTCGTCTGTTTTTTAATGGTTTACAAGTTAATGACATAATTTTTTTGAGAAATCACCGTGGAATGTTTAATGGCAGTGGTTTGGTCAAATTTGCAACCAAAGAGGATGCCAGAGAAGGACTCAAAAGGGACCGACAGTACATTGGGCCACGTTATGTCAGAATAATGAGCTGCTCAGAGGATCAGTGGGTGGATGCTGGGGGTTCAGTCAGACCTGACGGTGCAAGTCAGAGAGCATATTTCTCAGATCGTGCAAGATCTCGCTCTCCTGTTCGTTCTCGATCAAGATCAAGGTCCCCGTCTGAAGACGAGTATTGTGTGTTGTATGAAAACCTCTCGTATTCCATTGAAAAGAGAGACATTAAAGCAATGCTGCATCCTGTGTGTTTGAAGGATGACCAGATCATTATTTTTGTTGAAAAAAACAGTAATAGGAGTAAATCAGCAGTTGTGGTGTTTAGAAATCTGAAGGACTACTGTTCTGGTTTGGCTCATCATAAAGAAACATTTTTCCAAAGGACTGTTTATGCGTCACCTATCTCCAAAGAAAAGATGGTCGTCCTATTGGAATCCTCTGCTGATTCAAGAGGAGATAGTAGAAGGTCCAGCAGATCATCTGAACGATCACAAAAAAGCGCATACGACTCGGAAAGGAGATGCCTCTATGTTCGCAATCTGCCTTTTGATGTCCGTAAAGTGGAGATCATGGATTTCTTTCATGGATTCCAACTCTTGGAAAATAGGGTTGTCTTGCTACAGGATGAGAGGGGAGCTGGTCTTGGTGAGGCTTTAGTGATCTTCCCAACAGAAAAAGAGGCTATGATGGCACAGTCTTTGAACGGGCAAAGGTTTCTTGGATCAGAAGTTATGCTGAAATGCATCACCTTGGCTCAGATGCAAGAATTTAGCAGCGATGTAATGGGCAGCATTCCAGAGATGGACGTTCAGAGGACTGTACCAAAACATGGAAACTCGTCTCTCGTCTCTCATGACAGAATGCATCTAGATGATCATGATGTAATGGCTGATGGAGATGGAAACAGTGGTCCCTATGATCATTTTAGAAACCCTGATGCTTATAGACCAGGATCAAGGGGGCCACGTTATGGACCACCTGACCAGCAGTTTGATGGGCCTACCTGTCTTAAGTTGATCAATCTACCGTCCCAGATAAGGATTGATGAAATCTATGACTTCTGCTACGGGTACAGAGTCATTCCAGGATCGGTCTCGTTACAGTGTGACAGGAGTGGAGTACCTGTTGGTTCTGCAACTGTTGTATTTGAGACCCACAGTGAGGCGGTCACTGCTGTTCAAGAATTGGATGGAAGACCCATTGGTACAAGGAAAATTAAGGTTGTTTTTGTGTAG